In Pochonia chlamydosporia 170 chromosome Unknown PCv3seq00009, whole genome shotgun sequence, a genomic segment contains:
- a CDS encoding zinc finger domain-containing protein (similar to Metarhizium robertsii ARSEF 23 XP_011410795.1), which produces MSSDKHTSDEESSSGSDASSDSGSGYGAPLIDLEAEESGADSDESDTLDYAPDIAFPQFTQLPPELRRRIWEVFCPDLVAKARVLNFRVAPSSALTHRLDDYSPQEYWSLADQTEELRAMLATHQESRSIAVKVFPDELHMEAEIGDSVIRFNKKRDVVYLHAFDVSANFYQPGFEREVLHAAVALADGEIVPQHLLIAMVKRALPNLQRLYLSATYEEFQRRKIRWCGTDYVHRYVVQTYQKEIGLGEDVDVLYCWPDVDRHPDFAKYSIPNLREIDAADIAEGAKNTGVHVLPMVEFEFETGMKRMEELRAMKDTPVQDESDEDSDEDDSDGDESQQGTDLDEYESEGIDDADIEEREESEDEIIPTSDAGRFSSPEISDGDEVEEVAPVQRSRKRKVVSDSEEDEPQTKRVRSRAVVDSDDDEPEDGTAASAVVVISDEDNEEPQKRSRRSRAVSESDEEEEDVEIVQVRSKRKSRRADTESEDDENSDDESESASDEDEPPKRISLAERLRRAREENPVSGSEEDDDEEDEDEDDEDEEEGGLLDIMADEDDDDEDEDEDDAGW; this is translated from the coding sequence ATGTCTTCTGACAAACACACATCAGATGAAGAGTCTAGCAGTGGCTCTGACGCATCGTCTGATTCTGGCTCCGGATATGGCGCTCCGCTCATCGATCTCGAAGCCGAAGAGTCGGGTGCAGATTCAGATGAATCTGATACCCTTGACTACGCGCCTGACATAGCATTTCCGCAATTCACACAACTACCCCCTGAGTTGAGGCGGCGAATATGGGAGGTATTCTGTCCGGACTTGGTGGCAAAGGCACGCGTTTTGAACTTTAGGGTCGCTCCTAGCTCCGCCCTCACGCACCGGCTTGACGATTATTCGCCGCAGGAATATTGGTCTCTGGCTGATCAAACGGAGGAGCTGAGGGCCATGCTTGCGACGCACCAGGAGTCGAGGAGTATTGCCGTAAAGGTATTTCCTGATGAGCTGCATATGGAGGCTGAGATAGGAGATTCCGTGATACGTTTCAACAAGAAGCGGGATGTGGTCTACTTGCATGCTTTCGATGTTTCTGCAAACTTTTATCAGCCTGGATTTGAGAGGGAGGTGCTCCATGCTGCTGTGGCTCTGGCGGATGGTGAGATTGTGCCGCAGCACTTGCTTATAGCCATGGTGAAAAGGGCACTGCCAAATTTACAGAGACTCTATCTCAGCGCGACTTATGAAGAATTCCAGCGCCGAAAGATTCGGTGGTGCGGAACCGACTATGTCCACAGATATGTGGTTCAAACATATCAGAAAGAGATTGGACTGGGTGAAGACGTAGATGTACTGTACTGCTGGCCAGATGTTGATCGACATCCAGACTTTGCAAAGTACTCCATACCTAACCTTCGAGAGATTGACGCAGCGGATATTGCGGAGGGGGCAAAAAACACTGGCGTTCACGTACTTCCGATGGTGGAGTTTGAATTTGAGACTGGAATGAAGAGGATGGAAGAGCTGAGAGCCATGAAGGATACCCCAGTGCAGGATGAAAGCGACGAGGAcagcgacgaagacgacAGTGACGGGGATGAATCGCAACAGGGAACGGACTTGGACGAATACGAGAGTGAGGGTATTGACGATGCAGATATCGAGGAGCGAGAGGAGTCAGAAGATGAAATTATTCCCACCAGCGATGCTGGCCGTTTTTCGAGTCCGGAGATTTCAGATggtgacgaggttgaagaagttgcGCCGGTGCAGAGGTCACGGAAGAGGAAGGTTGTTAGTGATTCGGAGGAAGATGAGCCGCAAACAAAGAGAGTGCGTTCGCGGGCTGTTGTCGACTCGGATGACGATGAGCCGGAAGATGGCACGGCTGCATCAGCAGTTGTAGTCATCTCTGATGAGGACAATGAAGAACCACAGAAACGAAGTCGAAGATCGAGGGCCGTGTCCGAGtcagatgaagaggaggaggatgtggaaaTCGTTCAAGTACGAAGTAAAAGGAAGTCAAGGCGGGCAGACACAGAATctgaagacgacgaaaaCAGCGATGACGAATCTGAGAGTGCTtcagatgaagatgaaccGCCGAAACGGATATCACTCGCCGAGAGATTAAGGAGGGCGAGAGAGGAGAATCCCGTGTCTGGGagtgaggaagatgatgatgaggaagacgaagatgaggatgatgaagatgaagaagagggggGCTTGCTTGATATTATGGctgacgaggacgatgacgacgaagacgaagatgaagacgatgctggatggtga
- a CDS encoding aspartate aminotransferase (similar to Verticillium alfalfae VaMs.102 XP_003007187.1), whose amino-acid sequence MPTMNANESTFADATYIPPDAIFELTKRFQDDQNPNKVNLGQGTYRDENGSPWVLPSVVAAKEALGSVNHEYLHIRGLPAFCDRAAEVVFHGTRALNEDRIATCQALSGTGALLLAGLAIKKAQTGIKTIYVTSPSWSNHEVVFSGLGFTVKKIPYYNNKTFDFEQYLTVLKSADRHSAVVLHACAHNPTGCDPTREQWQQIGKVIKQNGILPIVDAAYLGFNSGSVDQDAWAIRHLTEDLGLEAAVCISFAKNMGLYGERVGLVAFITKTAETSRCMSSILEREQRATVSSPPAYGARIAATVLGNPALVAQWSKDLLTMSRRISDMRKRLCDELTRLQTPGDWSHILGQCGMFAYTGISKEQVHRLQEDYHIYMPDTGRMSLPGLNERNVA is encoded by the exons ATGCCTACGATGAATGCAAACGAATCAACCTTCGCCGATGCCACCTACATTCCCCCGGACGCAATATTCGAACTTACAAAAAGATTTCAAGACGATCAAAACCCGAACAAAGTAAACCTCGGTCAAGGAACATACCGCGACGAAAACGGTAGTCCATGGGTTTTGCCATCAGTAGTTGCAGCTAAGGAGGCTCTGGGTTCTGTGAACCACGAGTATCTTCATATCCGTGGTCTACCGGCGTTTTGCGATAGAGCTGCAGAGGTTGTCTTTCATGGAACAAGAGCACTGAATGAGGACAGA ATCGCAACTTGCCAAGCCTTGTCGGGGACAGGAGCACTTCTTCTGGCTGGACTGGCTATAAAGAAAGCTCAAACAGGAATTAAGACCATATACGTCACATCGCCGTCCTGGTCAAACCATGAAGTTGTCTTCAGCGGGCTGGGCTTTACCGTCAAGAAGATACCATACTACAACAACAAGACCTTCGACTTTGAGCAATATTTGACTGTCCTCAAATCTGCTGATAGACATTCAGCTGTCGTCCTACACGCCTGTGCTCACAACCCAACTGGCTGTGACCCAACTCGCGAGCAGTGGCAACAAATTGGCAAAGTAATCAAACAGAACGGAATTCTACCAATAGTTGACGCCGCGTACCTCGGGTTTAACTCTGGATCCGTGGATCAAGATGCATGGGCAATTCGTCATCTAACAGAGGACTTGGGCCTGGAAGCCGCGGTTTGTATATCCTTTGCGAAAAATATGGGACTGTACGGCGAGCGAGTCGGCCTTGTGGCATTCATAACCAAAACTGCAGAAACAAGCCGCTGCATGTCTTCTATCCTCGAAAGAGAGCAGCGCGCAACAGTGTCTAGTCCACCGGCATATGGTGCTCGCATTGCCGCAACTGTTCTCGGGAATCCCGCATTGGTAGCGCAATGGTCGAAGGACTTGCTTACAATGTCACGCAGAATCAGTGACATGCGGAAACGACTGTGCGATGAGCTCACGCGGTTGCAAACTCCGGGTGATTGGTCTCATATTCTTGGTCAGTGTGGCATGTTTGCGTATACAGGCATCAGCAAGGAGCAAGTCCATCGCCTGCAAG AGGACTATCACATTTACATGCCAGACACGGGGAGAATGTCCCTGCCTGGACTAAATGAGAGGAACGTGGC CTAA
- a CDS encoding glycosylhydrolase family 76-2 protein (similar to Neurospora crassa OR74A XP_961253.2), with translation MFSSLLSPAWLAVAGTLLTGLTEAQYYKIDSDDAIKTSARTLAYDLMLYYKGNQSGEIPGILPGPPADGKGPYYWWEGGAMMGTYMDYWKLTGDSSYNSVVMQGMLHQVGENKNYMPSNHTMSLGNDDQGFWGMSAMLAAENKFPDPPEDKPQWLALAQAVWNTQADPSRYDQTCNGGLRWQIPFSNQGYGYKNTIANGIFFNMGARLARYTKNDTYAKRAEKAWDWMIGVGYIDSKTWNAYDGAHVDKNCTDVNKATFSYNAGVLVQGAAFMYNYTDGAAKWKTALDGLLGSMLKTFFPNDIAWEVPCEQKGGKSTCTPDMLSFKGYIHRWLAVTTQVAPYTKDKILPVLRKSTEAAVKQCTGGATQRQCGFYWSLGQFVDPGADKTTGAGEQMNVLAAVSSLLIGNAAPPVTNATGGTSRGNPNAGGKDNGERPPKPITTADRAGAGIITFLLLGGATGMFVWMSGFD, from the exons ATGTTCTCGTCATTGCTTTCGCCGGCGTGGCTCGCCGTTGCGGGCACGCTGTTGACTGGCCTAACTGAAGCGCAGTATTACAAAATCGATAGTGACG ATGCTATCAAAACATCTGCGCGAACATTGGCCTACGACTTAATGCTGTACTATAAAGGAAACCAGTCCGGAGAAATCCCCGGGATCCTACCAGGTCCCCCAGCAGATGGAAAAGGTCCATATTACTGGTGGGAAGGCGGTGCTATGATGGGTACTTACATGGACTATTGGAAGTTGACAGGCGACTCGAGCTACAACAGCGTCGTCATGCAAGGAATGTTGCATCAGGTCGGCGAGAACAAGAACTACATGCCCAGCAACCACACAATGTCACTCGGAAACGATGATCAAGGATTTTGGGGCAtgtcagccatgttggctgccgAAAACAAGTTTCCCGATCCCCCAGAGGATAAACCGCAGTGGCTGGCGCTTGCGCAGGCTGTTTGGAATACCCAGGCGGACCCTAGTCGATACGACCAGACGTGCAACGGAGGCTTGAGATGGCAAATCCCCTTTTCTAACCAAGGATATGGATACAAAAATA CGATCGCTAATGGAATTTTCTTCAACATGGGAGCTCGTCTTGCCCGATACACTAAGAACGACACTTACGCCAAACGCGCAGAAAAAGCATGGGATTGGATGATTGGGGTCGGATACATAGATTCAAAGACCTGGAACGCGTACGACGGTGCTCACGTGGACAAAAACTGTACGGATGTCAACAAGGCTACCTTTTCGTATAATGCCGGAGTTTTGGTTCAAGGCGCAGCCTTCATGTACAACTAT ACTGACGGAGCTGCGAAGTGGAAGACTGCCCTCGACGGATTGTTGGGCTCCATGCTGAAAACCTTCTTCCCCAACGACATCGCCTGGGAAGTGCCTTGCGAACAGAAAGGCGGAAAGTCAACCTGTACTCCAGACATGTTGTCCTTCAAGGGATATATTCACCGATGGCTGGCAGTTACAACGCAGGTCGCACCATacaccaaggacaagattTTACCCGTCCTGCGCAAATCGACCGAGGCGGCTGTTAAGCAATGCACAGGCGGCGCAACCCAACGCCAGTGCGGTTTCTACTGGAGTCTTGGGCAATTTGTTGATCCCGGGGCAGACAAGACGACAGGAGCCGGCGAGCAAATGAATGTACTAGCAGCGGTTTCAAGTCTGCTCATCGGCAATGCTGCGCCTCCAGTAACTAACGCGACTGGTGGCACATCCAGGGGCAATCCCAACGccggcggcaaagacaatGGCGAACGGCCCCCGAAACCCATTACCACCGCTGACAGAGCAGGTGCTGGTATCATAACcttcttgcttcttggagGTGCCACGGGAATGTTTGTCTGGATGAGTGGGTTTGATTAG
- a CDS encoding dihydrodipicolinate synthetase family protein (similar to Metarhizium acridum CQMa 102 XP_007810831.1) gives MTVNQASPTAAPHVPPAGVWCPAVTCFTEDDNLDLDSQSKYFAHLSKSGLAGLVVMGTNSEAMLLTREERSQLIATARQAVGPSFPLMVGVGAHSTKQTLELAEDAAKAGADYLLVLPPAYFGKATTMATVKRFFARVAAEASLPVVIYNFPGVCNGVDIDSDTMTAIVRESAKSNDGVSRVVGVKLTCGSVGKITRLAAQHRPEDFSIFGGQSDFLIGGLAAGSAGCIAAFANVCPRLTAEIYKLYTSGDHQKAMQLQQLAALAESPCKSGIATTKFAATLFSAKLAGIEDAEAKFRPRHPYEEPSQQVKSSAREVMKEAGDMEEKLQKLGV, from the coding sequence ATGACAGTCAATCAAGCTTCGCCAACAGCAGCTCCTCATGTGCCGCCCGCTGGTGTGTGGTGTCCGGCGGTCACCTGCTTCACCGAGGATGACAACCTCGACCTTGACTCTCAGTCCAAGTATTTTGCACATTTATCAAAGTCCGGTCTAGCAGGTCTAGTCGTCATGGGTACAAACTCAGAAGCCATGCTGCTCACTCGAGAAGAACGCTCGCAGCTCATCGCTACAGCTCGTCAGGCAGTTGGGCCGAGTTTCCCTCTGATGGTAGGCGTCGGCGCACACTCAACCAAGCAGACGTTAGAACTTGCCGAAGATGCAGCGAAAGCTGGAGCCGATTATCTGCTGGTACTGCCACCAGCGTACTTTGGAAAGGCGACTACCATGGCGACTGTGAAACGGTTCTTTGCCAGGGTCGCAGCAGAGGCAAGCTTACCAGTCGTCATTTACAACTTCCCCGGAGTTTGCAACGGCGTGGACATAGATTCAGATACCATGACCGCGATCGTTCGTGAGAGCGCCAAGTCGAATGACGGTGTCTCCAGAGTTGTCGGCGTCAAGCTTACTTGCGGCTCCGTTGGCAAAATTACTCGCCTGGCAGCGCAACACCGACCCGAGGACTTTTCGATATTCGGCGGTCAATCTGATTTCCTTATTGGAGGGCTAGCTGCCGGCAGCGCGGGATGTATCGCCGCATTTGCAAATGTCTGTCCAAGACTAACAGCTGAGATATACAAGTTGTATACTTCGGGCGACCACCAAAAGGCTATGCAGTTACAGCAattggcagccttggcagaaAGCCCGTGCAAGAGTGGAATTGCAACTACTAAATTTGCAGCAACTTTATTttctgccaagttggcgGGAATTGAGGACGCCGAGGCCAAGTTCCGTCCTAGACACCCATACGAGgaaccaagccagcaagTGAAAAGTTCTGCCAGGGAAGTGATGAAGGAAGCGGGAGATATGGAAGAAAAGTTACAAAAGTTGGGAGTTTGA
- a CDS encoding tetratricopeptide repeat domain-containing protein, translating to MESNAGFVRLPSKEHGDDRHPQDRVNLWRTAFQDLTQDAAMLMNCICVLSSKPIPQYLFKPINATIPLGFDLFEDAGRHLIEIQQYVEAERTVLDRLDTVEDGSAFAARVHRNMVGLYERTGRSIRAKASASLEFEIVTRQSQSVDNNLANSWHNVGYTMVSAFEAADAVPYLDKAISMAEDVDESRCWQQFNIDRFLRNRARAHQQLLRFEEAVRDFEKAEYYQQKIHGSDSHYDGETHYERAKIEAWRGNLAEAYSLATKAHDLVSADKPTQASVMAAQYRLGWIAMLQEKNDLALQHLEKSLAISKGNEKDRAKSGKSGESARTQWRMSQVLERMGKEEEARSLRETAVKVKDSLLATADYAQVEDEESSWDALVGLLFR from the exons ATGGAATCAAATGCTGGGTTCGTGCGGTTGCCTTCCAAAGAGCATGGCGATGACCGCCACCCGCAGGACCGTGTCAACCTTTGGCGTACAGCTTTTCAGGATCTGACTCAAGATGCGGCTATGCTGATGAATTGCATTTGTGTTTTGAGCTCTAAACCTATTCCCCAATACCTCTTCAAACCAATCAATGCGACCATACCCTTAGGGTTCGACCTTTTTGAGGATGCTGGCAG GCATTTGATCGAGATACAGCAATATGTGGAGGCTGAGCGTACCGTCTTGGATCGTTTAGATACCGTGGAGGATGGTTCAGCCTTCGCTGCTAGAGTTCACCGAAACATGGTTGGGCTTTATGAGAGAACTGGCCGCAGCATTCGTGCCAAGGCTTCTGCATCCTTGGAGTTCGAGATTGTTACAAGACAATCTCAGAGTGTAGACAACAATCTTGCTAATTCCTGGCACAATGTAGGCTACACGATGGTGTCTGCTTTTGAAGCTGCAGATGCGGTGCCCTATCTTGACAAGGCGATTTCGATGGCGGAGGATGTAGATGAGTCAAGGTGCTGGCAacaattcaacattgaccGCTTCTTGCGCAACAGAGCACGAGCTCACCAGCAACTGCTGCGCTTTGAGGAAGCTGTTCGTGACTTTGAGAAAGCAGAGTACTACCAGCAGAAAATCCATGGGTCAGACAGTCATTATGATGGAGA AACTCATTACGAGCGTGCCAAGATTGAAGCTTGGCGTGGCAACCTTGCAGAAGCATACTCACTCGCCACGAAAGCTCATGATTTGGTGTCCGCAGACAAGCCCACACAAGCGAGTGTAATGGCAGCACAATACCGCCTGGGATGGATTGCCATGCTCCAGGAGAAGAATGACCTTGCGCTGCAACACCTTGAGAAGTCGCTTGCTATTTCAAAGGGCAATGAGAAGGACAGAGCAAAGTCGGGCAAGTCGGGCGAGTCAGCCAGAACCCAATGGCGTATGTCACAGGTCTTGGAGCGGATgggcaaagaagaagaggccaGGAGTCTTCGGGAGACGGCAGTAAAGGTTAAAGATAGTCTGCTTGCGACCGCTGACTACGctcaagttgaagatgaggagagtTCTTGGGATGCGCTGGTCGGGTTGCTATTTCGTTGA
- a CDS encoding aldo/keto reductase family domain-containing protein: MATPSQWQAQLVPQSKLQDANSSSARVRHWGRLVQGPPRRSSESQAPDSYGTEREVGLAIQQSSIPREKLFITTKVEDGWEDVPAAPDASLEKLQLEYVDFYLLHNPYVIGSNEGIQAAWKGLETVKAQGKAKSIGISNFQRHHTEALLEICAIKPVINQLEFHPYLQRANDFVPWMREQGIEVSSFKTLAPITLA, encoded by the exons ATGGCAACGCCATCCCAATGGCAAGCACAACTTGTCCCTCAGTCCAAGCTACAAGACGCTaactcatcatcagctcgGGTTCGGCACTGGGGCCGCTTGGTACAAGGACCACCCAGACGATCCTCTGAATCCCAAGCTC CCGACTCATACGGAACTGAGCGAGAAGTTGGCCTAGCAATACAACAAAGCAGCATTCCACGAGAGAaactcttcatcaccaccaaggttgaggatgggTGGGAGGATGTTCCGGCTGCTCCGGACGCCAGCCTTGAGAAACTGCAGTTGGAATACGTGGATTT TTACCTTTTACACAACCCATACGTGATTGGCTCTAATGAAGGCATACAAGCAGCATGGAAGGGTCTTGAGACTGTCAAAGCCCAAGGAAAAGCCAAGTCTATCGGCATTTCCAACTTTCAGAGACATCACACCGAAGCCCTTCTCGAGATATGCGCTATTAAACCTGTAATAAACCAGTTAGAATTCCATCCCTATCTGCAGCGCGCCAACGATTTCGTGCCTTGGATGCGCGAACAAGGCATCGAGGTCTCATCCTTCAAGACTTTGGCGCCAATCACTTTGGCTTAA
- a CDS encoding glycoside hydrolase family 17 protein (similar to Serpula lacrymans var. lacrymans S7.9 XP_007317728.1), which translates to MSLRTALTLTSFLASLLGLANVANACFPALGTSRPDTLPDNNSNWWCNPSDEYAFLGFSYDVTACQDSSQLRKDFKNMREKFNSRYVRLHGACDSKSFYDEVIEAAWENNLGVHALVWFGSDGDDRWRSRRDALFATLHSNPKAPFVTRVVQFGSQPLFDSVLDPAALAQQVKTAQANLKPLGIPVTISELAFGYQQHGVEVLDAIDSINANMLPYLNKNASTGANAWPAVLEDLDWFIAHGKGKKIYLDENGWPSATSPEVQPNSPNAVADVSNEEAYYKLLDSKCEVFRGVAGGGVGWFSHMYSDQKEPGYGIYDSNGMLKFPFQPRTEC; encoded by the exons ATGAGCCTTCGTACGGCTCTGACTCTGACTAGTTTCCTTGCGTCTTTGCTTGGTCTGGCCAACGTGGCGAACGCCTGCTTCCCTGCTCTTGGTACCTCAAGACCGGACACATTACCCGACAACAACTCGAACTGGTGGTGCAATCCTAGCGACGAATATGCAtttcttggcttctcttATGATGTCACTGCGT GCCAGGATTCATCTCAGCTGCGGAAAGACTTTAAAAACATGCGGGAGAAATTTAACAGCCGCTACGTCCGACTCCATGGTGCATGCGATTCAAAGAGTTTCTA TGACGAGGTTATTGAGGCGGCATGGGAGAACAACCTCGGTGTTCACGCCCTAGTCTGG TTCGGTTCCGATGGCGATGATCGCTGGAGGTCGCGCCGTGATGCATTGTTTGCGACCCTTCACAGCAATCCGAAGGCACCCTTCGTCACCCGAGTAGTACAATTCGGCTCGCAGCCACTTTTCGATTCCGTTCTTGATCCTGCAGCTCTAGCGCAACAGGTCAAGACAGCCCAAGCAAATCTCAAGCCGCTTGGAATTCCGGTCACCATTTCAGAACTTGCATTTGGTTACCAACAGCACGGGGTCGAAGTGCTGGATGCCATTGACAGCATAAACGCCAATATGCTGCCTTATTTGAACAAAAATGCCTCCACTG GTGCCAATGCTTGGCCCGCGGTTTTGGAAGACCTGGACTGGTTCATAGCACAcggcaaaggcaagaagataTACTTGGATGAGAACGGATGGCCGTCTGCCACGTCTCCAGAGGTTCAGCCAAACAGCCCAAATGCTGTTGCCGACGTCTCAAATGAGGAGGCGTATTACAAGCTCCTTGACTCAAAATGCGAAGTCTTCAGAGgagttgctggtggtggtgttggctggTTTTCTCACATGTATTCTGATCAAAAAGAACCTGGGTACGGTATTTACGATTCCAACGGCATGTTGAAGTTTCCGTTTCAACCTCGCACCGAGTGTTAG
- a CDS encoding isoamyl alcohol (similar to Colletotrichum gloeosporioides Nara gc5 XP_007275745.1) has protein sequence MTRQATLYSLLASSAIAAGAWTPNHIKDLNQTLGGRVQVLEPLARPCFSIYEGKNARRDDAKCSQIQNNYLSSLFRNQFPGAYMYEESSMCASNKSSTDKCLLNPASPKDEGAYTGISCNQGNVPAYFIEVRDDNDVTQAFKYAKKCGGKLAIKNSGHSFQEDSSQKGALMLWTRNLRSLKRNQHFVPEGCSAHDTYNTITTGAGVNCGEAYEYADKNNATILCAYSPTVGLSGGWVQNGGHSVMSTALGLGADRVVQFTVVTPDGTVRVANKCKNTDLFWALRGGGGGTFGVVIDSTHRVEPRIPIGVASIGIDASNKDAVYGFMETLVDTAIDLAKDGWGGHIYGNKIVYVTPTINDLAKAKKSMDKITQYTLKNGGTANVTIAPSFYNFFEEYVLSGAFSVGTMSILNTRLMPSTVFSTPQLSNNFKKHLREFVNAGGLPYVPVVGPYMYKDATKGTSMQPAWKTALWEYGNPASWTWNSTLDQRIQVVKDMQKATAELVSLTPGGGTYRNEGNPFNPDWRREYYGAPYDRLLQIKRKYDPGNLLRCWKCIGWTDDDARESCYSAFEGL, from the coding sequence ATGACACGCCAAGCTACACTCTACAGTCTCCTGGCAAGCTCAGCAATTGCTGCCGGGGCATGGACTCCAAACCATATCAAAGACCTGAACCAGACTCTTGGTGGTAGAGTGCAAGTCCTTGAGCCCTTAGCACGGCCCTGTTTCTCCATATACGAAGGCAAGAATGCCCGCCGAGATGACGCAAAATGCAGCCAAATTCAGAACAACTATTTGTCTTCCCTCTTCCGCAACCAATTTCCCGGTGCCTACATGTACGAAGAATCGTCCATGTGTGCCTCCAACAAGAGCTCCACGGACAAATGTCTCCTAAACCCAGCCAGTCCCAAAGACGAAGGCGCATATACCGGCATCAGCTGCAACCAGGGAAACGTTCCCGCGTACTTCATCGAGGTCCGTGATGACAACGACGTGACCCAAGCATTCAAATACGCCAAGAAATGCGGTGGTAAACTGGCCATCAAGAACAGCGGGCACAGTTTCCAAGAAGACTCTAGCCAAAAAGGCGCCCTCATGCTATGGACGCGTAACCTACGATCGTTAAAGCGCAACCAACACTTTGTTCCCGAAGGATGTTCCGCCCATGATACATACAACACCATTACCACTGGTGCAGGAGTCAACTGCGGCGAGGCATACGAATACGCCGACAAGAACAATGCCACTATTTTGTGCGCATACTCACCAACCGTCGGTCTCTCAGGCGGCTGGGTCCAAAACGGCGGCCACTCGGTCATGAGCACCGCCCTCGGCCTGGGAGCTGACCGCGTTGTACAATTCACCGTGGTTACGCCTGACGGAACTGTTCGTGTAGCAAACAAGTGCAAGAATACCGATCTGTTTTGGGCGCTTcgcggcggaggaggcggcaCTTTTGGTGTGGTTATTGACTCTACACATCGTGTTGAGCCGAGGATCCCAATTGGTGTGGCATCAATCGGCATTGACGCGAGCAACAAGGACGCCGTCTACGGCTTCATGGAGACATTGGTCGACACGGCAatcgacttggccaaggacgGCTGGGGCGGCCACATCTACGGCAACAAGATCGTATACGTGACGCCCACAATCAACGACCTAGCCAAGGCGAAAAAGTCCATGGACAAGATCACCCAATACACCCTCAAGAATGGCGGCACAGCAAACGTCACCATCGCACCCAGCTTCTACAACTTCTTCGAGGAGTACGTCCTCAGCGGTGCATTCAGCGTCGGAACCATGAGCATCCTCAACACGCGTCTCATGCCGTCCACTGTATTTTCCACGCCCCAGCtatccaacaacttcaagAAACACCTGCGCGAGTTCGTCAACGCCGGTGGCCTGCCGTACGTCCCCGTCGTAGGACCCTACATGTACAAGGACGCCACGAAAGGCACGTCCATGCAGCCGGCGTGGAAGACTGCTCTCTGGGAGTACGGCAATCCCGCGTCATGGACGTGGAACAGTACGCTCGACCAGAGAATCCAGGTCGTCAAGGATATGCAGAAGGCGACTGCGGAGCTGGTGTCGCTGACTCCTGGTGGTGGGACGTACCGCAACGAGGGTAACCCGTTTAATCCTGATTGGAGGCGCGAGTACTACGGTGCTCCGTATGATAGGTTGCTGCAGATTAAGAGGAAGTATGATCCGGGGAATCTGCTGCGGTGTTGGAAGTGTATCGGTTGgactgatgatgatgcgagGGAGTCTTGCTATAGTGCGTTTGAGGGGCTTTAA